A single region of the Duganella sp. BuS-21 genome encodes:
- a CDS encoding antibiotic biosynthesis monooxygenase, whose protein sequence is MKDLIVVATITAKDGNQVIVREALERVVPPSRAEAGCIRYDLHVDLGNHASFVMLEAWRDEAALAEHEATPHFLELVQAVGGKADIQILKLNQVL, encoded by the coding sequence ATGAAAGATCTGATCGTCGTCGCCACCATCACCGCCAAAGATGGCAATCAAGTTATCGTGCGCGAAGCGCTGGAGCGCGTGGTGCCACCAAGCCGCGCCGAAGCCGGCTGCATCCGCTACGACCTGCACGTCGACCTGGGCAACCACGCCAGCTTCGTCATGCTCGAAGCCTGGCGCGACGAAGCCGCACTGGCCGAACACGAAGCGACGCCGCATTTCCTGGAACTGGTGCAAGCCGTCGGCGGCAAGGCCGATATCCAGATCCTCAAACTGAACCAGGTGTTGTAA
- a CDS encoding DUF72 domain-containing protein, which produces MAQIRAGIGGWDFAPWRETFYPHEVPVKKQLEYASTQVTSIEINGTFYRTAKPEHYASWAARTPDDFVFSVKATRYATNRKVLAEAGESIERFIDSGLTELGDKLGPILWQLAATKHFDADDIAAFFKLLPAKLGTRKLQHVLDARHDSFLCDDYLKLARRHKVATVITDLPKFPNFTDITGEFVYARLMAARSEIETGYTKPALKQWAAQAQQWQQEAKSGKVYVYFINGAKERAPAAAQQFIALL; this is translated from the coding sequence ATGGCGCAGATCAGGGCTGGCATAGGCGGTTGGGACTTCGCGCCATGGCGCGAAACTTTCTATCCCCACGAGGTGCCAGTCAAGAAGCAGCTTGAATACGCCAGTACCCAGGTCACCAGCATCGAAATCAACGGCACCTTTTACCGCACTGCAAAACCCGAACACTACGCCAGCTGGGCCGCCAGGACGCCCGACGATTTCGTGTTCTCGGTGAAGGCCACGCGCTACGCCACCAACCGCAAGGTGCTGGCCGAAGCCGGCGAATCCATCGAACGTTTCATCGACAGCGGCCTCACCGAACTGGGCGACAAACTCGGCCCTATCCTGTGGCAGCTGGCCGCCACCAAACACTTCGACGCCGACGACATCGCCGCCTTCTTCAAGCTGCTGCCGGCCAAACTCGGCACGCGCAAACTGCAGCACGTGCTCGACGCCCGCCACGACAGCTTTCTGTGCGACGACTACCTGAAGCTGGCGCGCCGGCACAAGGTCGCCACCGTCATCACCGATTTGCCGAAATTCCCGAACTTCACCGACATCACCGGCGAATTCGTCTACGCGCGCCTGATGGCTGCGCGCAGCGAGATCGAGACCGGCTATACCAAACCGGCCCTGAAGCAATGGGCCGCGCAGGCGCAGCAGTGGCAGCAGGAAGCGAAGTCCGGCAAGGTCTACGTCTACTTCATCAACGGCGCCAAGGAACGCGCGCCCGCTGCGGCGCAGCAATTCATCGCGCTGCTGTAA
- the gmk gene encoding guanylate kinase — MSSSNGFSGSLFVVAAPSGAGKSTLVNALLAQEPTIKLSISTTTRAPRPGETHGVQYYFTSAEEFVARAKEGEFLEWAEVHGNYYGTSRLMVEEQMKTGTDVLLEIDWQGARQVKKLFPQAAGIFILPPSIAALEERLNKRATDEPHVITKRLLAAGGEIAHAPEFEYAIINEEFDVALAELTAIVRAARCRFAQQAARNASLFAQLGIHAE, encoded by the coding sequence ATGAGCTCATCCAATGGATTCTCGGGCAGCTTGTTTGTGGTGGCGGCGCCTTCCGGCGCCGGCAAGTCCACGCTGGTGAACGCGCTGCTGGCGCAGGAACCGACCATCAAGCTGTCGATATCGACCACCACGCGCGCGCCGCGTCCGGGCGAAACCCACGGCGTGCAGTATTACTTCACCAGCGCGGAAGAGTTCGTCGCGCGCGCCAAGGAAGGCGAGTTTCTGGAGTGGGCCGAAGTGCACGGCAATTACTACGGCACCTCGCGCCTAATGGTGGAAGAGCAGATGAAGACCGGCACCGACGTGCTGCTGGAAATCGACTGGCAGGGCGCGCGCCAGGTCAAGAAGCTGTTCCCGCAGGCGGCCGGGATTTTCATCCTGCCGCCATCGATCGCCGCGCTGGAGGAACGCCTCAACAAGCGCGCCACCGATGAGCCGCACGTGATCACCAAGCGCCTGCTGGCGGCTGGCGGCGAAATCGCCCACGCTCCCGAGTTCGAGTATGCTATTATCAATGAAGAATTCGACGTCGCTTTGGCGGAACTGACAGCGATCGTCCGAGCGGCCCGTTGCCGGTTTGCGCAACAAGCGGCACGCAACGCCTCGCTCTTTGCCCAACTGGGCATCCACGCTGAATAA
- the rpoZ gene encoding DNA-directed RNA polymerase subunit omega, whose amino-acid sequence MARITIEDCLKNIPNRFQLTLAATYRARQLLQGHTPKVEAKDKPTVVALREIAAGKVGLEMLKKVPM is encoded by the coding sequence ATGGCCCGCATTACTATTGAAGATTGTCTCAAGAACATTCCTAACCGCTTCCAGCTGACCCTGGCCGCCACCTATCGCGCCCGCCAACTGCTGCAAGGCCACACCCCGAAGGTGGAAGCCAAGGACAAACCTACCGTGGTCGCCCTGCGTGAAATCGCCGCCGGCAAAGTAGGTCTGGAAATGTTGAAAAAGGTCCCAATGTAA
- a CDS encoding bifunctional (p)ppGpp synthetase/guanosine-3',5'-bis(diphosphate) 3'-pyrophosphohydrolase, translating to MAGVASVSHLSEKLAEYMNAADLKKVKEAYRFSDEMHLGQLRKSGEPYISHPIAVAEICADWKLDAQAIMAALLHDVMEDQDVKKDELIERFGAPVANLVDGLSKLEKIEFQSQIEAQAENFRKMLLAMASDVRVILIKLADRLHNMRTMEVMKPAAKARISKETMEVYVPIAHRLGLNNIYRELQDLSFSHLYPMRYRTLAKAVKAARGNRREVVKKILESVKNTLTMAQIEAEVYGREKTLFGIYKKMRSKHLSFSQVLDVYGFRVVVDSFPNCYVALGTLHSLYKPMPGKFKDYIAIRKLNGYQSLHTTLIGPYGTPVEFQIRTQEMHRTAESGVAAHWLYKNGDANMSDLQQRTHAWLQSLLDIQQQTGDSAEFLEHVKVDLFPDSVYVFTPKSKIIALPRGATPIDFAYAIHTGIGDHTVSVTINNEPASLRTELRNGDIVEIVTDSASRPSPSWLSFVRTGKARSAIRHHLRTINLPESIALGEQLLAVALTSLGVSPDLEDHLVERLLKESSAKSLDELYADIGVGKRMAALVARHIFGLRGGESASAPIDHNSAAELDPVTICGSEGVSVQLAPCCLPIPGDSIIGQLRRDQGLLVHTADCMHAKRQKAKEPDRWIAVKWGTELNRRFDSRIKLLINNEKGILARVAAEIGESDANITYVGMDEDKEHVLHQLRFTVQVKDRVHLAGLLRNVRRVTGVNRILRERS from the coding sequence ATGGCCGGTGTTGCGTCGGTGTCTCACCTGTCCGAAAAACTGGCCGAATACATGAACGCCGCCGACCTGAAAAAGGTCAAGGAAGCGTATCGCTTTTCGGACGAAATGCACCTCGGCCAACTGCGCAAATCGGGCGAGCCTTACATCTCGCACCCGATCGCCGTGGCCGAAATCTGCGCCGACTGGAAGCTCGACGCGCAAGCCATCATGGCCGCGCTGCTGCACGATGTGATGGAGGACCAGGACGTCAAGAAGGACGAGCTGATCGAGCGCTTCGGCGCGCCGGTGGCCAACCTGGTGGACGGCCTGTCCAAGCTGGAAAAGATCGAGTTCCAAAGCCAGATCGAAGCGCAGGCGGAAAATTTCCGCAAGATGCTGCTGGCCATGGCCTCGGACGTGCGGGTGATCCTGATCAAGCTGGCCGACCGCCTGCACAATATGCGCACCATGGAAGTGATGAAGCCGGCCGCCAAGGCCCGCATCTCCAAGGAGACCATGGAAGTGTACGTGCCGATCGCGCACCGCCTCGGCCTGAACAACATCTACCGCGAATTGCAGGACTTGTCGTTTTCGCACCTGTATCCTATGCGCTACCGCACCTTGGCCAAGGCCGTGAAGGCGGCGCGCGGCAACCGCCGCGAGGTGGTCAAGAAGATCCTGGAATCGGTGAAGAACACGCTGACCATGGCGCAGATCGAGGCCGAAGTGTATGGCCGCGAAAAGACCCTGTTCGGCATCTACAAGAAAATGCGCAGCAAGCACCTGTCGTTCTCGCAGGTGCTGGACGTGTACGGCTTCCGCGTGGTGGTCGACAGCTTCCCCAACTGCTACGTGGCGCTGGGCACCCTGCATTCGCTGTACAAGCCGATGCCGGGCAAATTCAAGGACTACATCGCGATTCGCAAGCTGAACGGCTACCAGTCGCTGCACACCACCTTGATCGGCCCGTACGGCACGCCGGTGGAATTCCAGATCCGCACGCAGGAAATGCACCGCACGGCGGAATCGGGCGTGGCGGCGCACTGGCTGTATAAAAACGGTGACGCGAATATGTCGGACCTGCAGCAGCGTACCCACGCGTGGCTGCAATCGCTGCTCGACATCCAGCAGCAGACCGGCGACTCGGCCGAGTTCCTGGAACACGTCAAGGTCGACCTGTTCCCGGATTCGGTGTACGTGTTCACGCCGAAATCGAAAATCATCGCGCTGCCGCGCGGCGCCACGCCGATCGACTTTGCGTATGCGATCCACACCGGCATCGGCGACCATACGGTGTCGGTCACCATCAACAACGAACCGGCCTCGCTGCGCACGGAACTGCGCAACGGCGACATCGTTGAAATCGTCACCGACTCGGCATCGCGGCCGAGCCCGAGCTGGCTGTCGTTCGTGCGCACCGGCAAGGCGCGTTCGGCGATCCGCCATCACCTGCGCACCATCAACCTGCCGGAATCGATCGCGCTGGGCGAGCAGTTGCTGGCGGTTGCCTTGACCTCCCTGGGCGTGAGTCCGGACCTGGAAGATCATCTGGTCGAGCGCCTGCTGAAGGAATCGAGCGCCAAGTCGCTGGATGAACTGTATGCCGACATCGGCGTGGGCAAGCGCATGGCGGCGCTGGTGGCGCGGCACATCTTCGGCCTGCGCGGCGGCGAATCGGCCAGCGCGCCGATCGACCATAACAGCGCGGCGGAGCTGGACCCGGTCACCATTTGCGGCAGCGAAGGCGTATCGGTGCAGCTGGCGCCGTGCTGTTTGCCGATTCCCGGCGATTCGATCATCGGGCAACTGCGGCGCGACCAGGGTCTGCTGGTGCACACGGCGGATTGCATGCACGCCAAGCGTCAAAAGGCCAAGGAGCCGGATCGCTGGATCGCGGTCAAGTGGGGCACGGAATTGAACCGCCGTTTCGACAGCCGCATCAAGCTGCTGATCAACAACGAGAAGGGCATCCTGGCGCGGGTGGCGGCGGAGATCGGCGAGTCCGACGCCAACATCACCTACGTCGGCATGGACGAAGATAAAGAACACGTGCTGCACCAGCTGCGCTTCACGGTACAGGTGAAGGACCGCGTGCATCTGGCGGGCTTGCTGCGCAATGTGCGCCGCGTGACCGGCGTCAACCGCATCCTGCGCGAGCGCAGCTGA
- the greB gene encoding transcription elongation factor GreB, with translation MNKAFVKESDQDDDDEAAALALAIPAGSKNYIRPEGYQRIREELLQLIDVERPEVVRIVHWAASNGDRSENGDYIYGKRRLREIDRRIRFLTKRMDSACIVDPSAHYGSDQVFFGATVTYSNQDGEERTITIVGIDELDPLNGKISWVAPVARALTKAREGDTITFQAPHGVEELDILEVRYPAPAAE, from the coding sequence ATGAATAAAGCCTTTGTCAAAGAAAGCGACCAGGACGATGACGACGAAGCCGCAGCGCTGGCGTTGGCGATCCCGGCTGGCTCCAAGAACTATATCCGCCCGGAAGGCTACCAGCGCATCCGGGAGGAACTGCTGCAGCTGATCGACGTCGAGCGGCCCGAAGTGGTGCGCATTGTGCACTGGGCCGCCTCCAACGGCGACCGTTCGGAAAACGGCGACTACATCTACGGCAAGCGCCGCCTGCGCGAGATCGACCGCCGCATTCGTTTTCTTACCAAGCGCATGGACTCGGCCTGCATCGTCGACCCCAGCGCGCACTATGGCAGCGACCAGGTATTCTTCGGTGCCACCGTGACGTACAGCAACCAGGACGGCGAGGAGCGCACCATCACCATCGTCGGCATCGACGAACTCGATCCCTTGAACGGCAAGATCAGCTGGGTGGCGCCGGTGGCGCGTGCGCTGACCAAGGCGCGCGAGGGCGACACCATCACCTTCCAGGCGCCGCACGGCGTGGAAGAGCTGGACATCCTGGAGGTGCGCTATCCTGCGCCGGCTGCCGAATAA
- a CDS encoding sensor histidine kinase produces MSAASPSNTDLSLLAELEQVRARFAAIVSNTPGLVFQFVLHADGEVSFPYLSDGCQALLGLPAAELHAQPQRFLGLILDDDRQSYLDAMRASASALWSWNWEGRIWVDAWKDVKWINLRCTPHALAGGAVRWDGIMTNITDSKLEQLEVHHSRARLAELSAHTDRVKEQERKRIAREIHDELGGNLTAIKMAVAMLAARLENSNAEPALREKTAYVDALVDRTIDAIHRISLDLRPALLDLGLVAALEWQVGAFAKQTGIDSCFSTNQRDIGLDNDQATALFRIAQEALTNIAKHAHASKVSVKLARQRHHVSLKISDNGSGIGPADRAKPDSFGLRGMAERARALGGTLALSHASGGGTVVAIKIKRDTAREDLIAAAAGATIAEEKISTLK; encoded by the coding sequence ATGAGCGCAGCTTCGCCTTCCAACACCGATCTGTCCCTGCTGGCCGAACTGGAACAGGTGCGCGCGCGCTTTGCCGCCATCGTCTCCAACACGCCCGGCCTGGTGTTCCAGTTCGTGCTGCACGCCGACGGCGAGGTCAGCTTTCCCTACCTCAGCGATGGCTGCCAAGCCCTGCTCGGCCTGCCGGCGGCCGAACTGCACGCCCAGCCGCAACGCTTCCTCGGCCTGATCCTCGACGACGACCGCCAGTCTTACCTGGACGCCATGCGGGCCTCGGCCTCGGCGCTGTGGAGCTGGAACTGGGAGGGCCGCATCTGGGTCGATGCCTGGAAGGACGTCAAGTGGATCAACCTGCGCTGCACGCCGCACGCGCTGGCCGGCGGCGCCGTGCGCTGGGACGGCATCATGACCAATATCACCGACAGCAAGCTGGAACAACTGGAGGTGCACCATTCGCGCGCGCGGCTGGCCGAACTGAGCGCCCACACCGACCGCGTCAAGGAGCAGGAGCGCAAACGCATCGCGCGCGAAATCCATGATGAGCTCGGCGGCAACCTGACCGCCATCAAGATGGCCGTGGCCATGCTGGCGGCGCGCCTGGAAAACAGCAACGCCGAGCCGGCCCTGCGCGAGAAAACCGCGTATGTGGATGCCCTGGTCGACCGCACCATCGACGCCATCCACCGCATTTCGCTGGACCTGCGGCCGGCGCTGCTGGACCTGGGCCTGGTGGCCGCGCTGGAATGGCAGGTCGGCGCGTTCGCCAAACAGACCGGCATCGACAGCTGCTTCAGCACCAACCAGCGCGACATCGGCCTCGACAACGACCAGGCCACCGCCCTGTTCCGCATCGCCCAGGAGGCGCTGACCAATATCGCCAAGCACGCGCACGCCAGCAAGGTCAGCGTCAAGCTGGCGCGGCAGCGCCATCACGTCAGCCTGAAAATCAGCGACAACGGCAGCGGCATCGGCCCCGCCGACCGCGCCAAGCCCGATTCCTTCGGCCTGCGCGGCATGGCCGAACGCGCGCGCGCGCTGGGCGGCACATTGGCGCTGAGCCACGCCAGCGGCGGCGGCACCGTGGTGGCCATCAAAATTAAGCGCGATACCGCACGCGAAGACCTCATCGCGGCCGCCGCTGGGGCTACAATAGCGGAAGAAAAGATTTCCACTTTGAAATAA
- a CDS encoding response regulator transcription factor: MTEKAIIKVFIADDHAIVREGLKQILAETRDIVVAGEAENGLDAVKLFRKSGCQVMLLDITLPDRNGIEVLKQVKKEKPELAVLMLSMHREDQYAIRSLKAGAAGYLTKQSAPKELVTAIRQVAAGLKYISAALAQELANHVNDDHEAPPHETLSDREYQTLTMIASGKTVGVIAKELSLSVKTVSEYRARLLVKMKLKNSAELTHYAIKNQLIE, encoded by the coding sequence ATGACAGAAAAAGCCATCATCAAGGTCTTCATCGCCGACGACCACGCCATCGTGCGGGAAGGCTTGAAACAAATCCTGGCCGAGACGCGCGACATCGTCGTCGCCGGCGAGGCCGAAAACGGTCTGGACGCCGTCAAATTGTTCCGCAAATCGGGCTGCCAGGTGATGTTGCTCGATATCACGCTGCCTGACCGCAACGGCATCGAGGTGCTCAAGCAGGTCAAGAAGGAAAAGCCGGAGCTGGCGGTGCTGATGCTGTCCATGCACCGCGAGGACCAGTACGCGATCCGTTCGCTCAAGGCCGGCGCCGCCGGCTACCTGACCAAACAGAGCGCCCCCAAAGAGCTGGTGACGGCGATCCGCCAGGTGGCCGCCGGCCTCAAGTACATCAGCGCCGCGCTGGCGCAGGAACTGGCCAACCACGTCAACGACGACCACGAAGCGCCGCCGCACGAAACCCTGTCCGACCGCGAATACCAGACCCTGACCATGATCGCCTCCGGCAAGACGGTGGGCGTAATCGCCAAGGAACTGTCGTTGTCGGTGAAGACGGTGAGCGAATACCGCGCCCGCCTGCTGGTGAAGATGAAGCTGAAAAACAGCGCCGAACTGACGCACTATGCGATAAAAAATCAACTCATTGAATAA
- a CDS encoding GGDEF domain-containing protein → MSSKPSTPEQNPAEIAREAFRRLAVRRIAPTPEAYRDIYNEIAGVPSSPAAAPVTPAAPLGSADPGAESVLSQFATRLTENTGDLAEFGRRFNRAVKSRDWDGYARALSQLVEKHFVAPKKGIEVAGLAGEESEQTRTLRDLLSRTLTFAVASLLAGAPVLVAEAESLGAATKAAHSEEALAEIAVRLKQLCYQIEVRGGDSGEQQELLLRLFKLLLENVGELLDDDSWLRGQIDAVQNLIAGPLDVRALEEATRSLKEVIYKQGQLKHSLSDVKLTVKNMMMTFIDRLGQVAASTGDFHEKIGAYSDKISKADNISELNSILDEVLRETRLVQSEALKARDKMMLAKQEVQDAEARIHTLEAKLQHLSELVREDQLTGSLNRRGLDDVFERETARSDRRGTPLCISVLDLDDFKKLNDTYGHIAGDAALKHLVKIVKETLRSMDVIARFGGEEFLILMPETTVEAAASTMTRLQRELTKHFFLHDNEKVLITFSAGVALRRPNEEQTELVKRADKAMYTAKQTGKNRVVVAD, encoded by the coding sequence ATGTCCAGCAAACCATCCACTCCCGAGCAGAATCCGGCCGAAATCGCCCGCGAGGCGTTCCGTCGCCTGGCGGTGCGCCGCATTGCGCCGACGCCGGAGGCCTACCGCGACATCTATAACGAAATCGCCGGCGTCCCGTCGTCGCCGGCCGCCGCCCCGGTCACTCCGGCCGCGCCGCTGGGCAGCGCCGATCCCGGTGCGGAATCGGTGCTCAGCCAGTTCGCCACCCGCCTCACCGAAAACACCGGCGATCTGGCCGAATTCGGCCGCCGCTTCAACCGCGCCGTCAAATCGCGCGATTGGGACGGTTATGCGCGCGCGCTGTCGCAGCTGGTGGAGAAACATTTCGTCGCCCCCAAGAAAGGCATTGAAGTGGCCGGCCTGGCAGGCGAGGAAAGCGAACAGACCCGCACCCTGCGCGACCTGCTGAGCCGCACCCTGACCTTCGCCGTCGCTTCGCTGCTGGCCGGCGCCCCGGTGCTGGTGGCCGAGGCCGAATCGCTGGGCGCCGCCACCAAGGCCGCCCACAGCGAGGAGGCGCTGGCCGAGATCGCCGTGCGCCTGAAACAGCTGTGCTACCAGATCGAAGTGCGCGGCGGCGACAGCGGCGAGCAACAGGAACTGCTGCTGCGCCTGTTCAAGCTGCTGCTGGAAAACGTCGGCGAGCTGCTCGACGACGACAGCTGGCTGCGCGGCCAGATCGACGCCGTGCAAAACCTGATCGCCGGCCCGCTCGACGTGCGCGCACTCGAGGAAGCCACGCGCAGCCTGAAGGAAGTCATCTATAAACAGGGCCAGCTCAAGCACAGCCTGTCGGACGTCAAGCTCACCGTCAAGAACATGATGATGACCTTTATCGACCGCCTCGGCCAGGTTGCGGCCTCGACCGGCGACTTCCACGAGAAGATCGGCGCTTATTCCGACAAGATCAGCAAGGCCGACAATATCTCCGAGCTCAACAGCATCCTCGACGAGGTGCTCAGGGAAACCCGCCTGGTGCAGAGCGAGGCCCTGAAGGCGCGCGACAAGATGATGCTGGCCAAGCAGGAAGTGCAGGACGCCGAAGCACGCATCCACACGCTCGAAGCCAAGCTCCAGCACTTGAGCGAGCTGGTGCGCGAAGACCAGTTGACCGGCAGCCTCAACCGCCGTGGCCTGGACGACGTGTTCGAGCGCGAAACCGCCCGTTCCGACCGTCGCGGCACGCCGCTATGCATCTCGGTGCTGGACCTGGACGACTTCAAAAAGCTCAACGACACCTACGGCCACATCGCCGGCGACGCCGCCCTCAAGCACCTGGTCAAGATCGTCAAGGAAACCCTGCGCTCGATGGATGTGATCGCCCGCTTCGGCGGCGAGGAATTCCTGATCCTGATGCCGGAAACCACGGTCGAGGCCGCCGCCTCCACCATGACCCGTTTGCAACGCGAGTTGACCAAGCACTTCTTCCTGCACGACAACGAGAAAGTCTTGATCACTTTCTCGGCCGGGGTGGCGCTGCGCCGTCCCAACGAAGAGCAGACCGAACTGGTCAAGCGCGCCGACAAGGCCATGTACACGGCCAAGCAGACCGGCAAGAACCGGGTGGTGGTGGCCGACTGA
- a CDS encoding flagellin yields the protein MAQVINTNIASLNSQRNLTTSQASLSTSLQRLSSGLRINSAKDDAAGLAISERFTSQIRGNTTAARNANDGISLAQTAEGGLSTAGDLLQRIRELAVQSANGTNSDSDRASIQNEVSALSNELNRVANTTQFNGQNVLDGSLTSAQFQVGANSGQTINVGVQSAKATDLGNNTLKSATGGTVATALSQAVATAGNNITTAEKLTIKSGNGVSTDVGVKVGAAASKIASDLNALSATTGVTAQASTQATITGITDGAVQFELRGANSVANDATSKAVTISAKVVGGDLSALAQAINAQSGTTAVTAAVKKDGATGATSLVLSNNTGDDINIANQLADAATGLGAASIAGAPTPAIGTTAAVDAAIVAIPVGSGTPGTNNPITVGGSLTFSSDTGFSITSDGTAVLGGTAGTAIGSDLQSVAKLDVSTVTGSNAALKTIDSALNQINSNRAALGAIQNRFASTISNLNTTTENLSASRSRIQDTDFAAETASLTRGQILQQAGTAILAQANSLPNGVLSLLRG from the coding sequence ATGGCACAAGTCATCAACACTAATATTGCTTCGCTGAATTCGCAACGTAACCTGACCACCTCGCAAGCCAGTCTGTCGACCTCGCTGCAACGCCTGTCGTCCGGTCTGCGCATCAACAGCGCAAAAGACGACGCTGCCGGTCTGGCTATTTCCGAGCGTTTCACGTCGCAGATTCGCGGCAATACCACGGCTGCACGTAACGCCAACGACGGTATCTCGCTGGCGCAAACGGCCGAGGGTGGCTTGAGCACCGCCGGCGATCTGCTGCAGCGTATCCGCGAACTGGCAGTTCAGTCCGCCAACGGCACCAACTCCGATTCCGACCGCGCTTCGATCCAGAACGAGGTATCGGCCCTGTCGAACGAATTGAACCGCGTGGCCAACACCACCCAGTTCAACGGCCAGAACGTGCTGGACGGCTCCCTGACCTCGGCCCAGTTCCAGGTCGGCGCCAACTCGGGCCAGACCATCAACGTCGGCGTGCAATCGGCCAAAGCAACCGACCTCGGCAACAACACGCTGAAATCGGCCACTGGCGGCACCGTCGCCACGGCACTCTCGCAAGCAGTCGCCACCGCCGGCAACAACATCACCACCGCTGAAAAACTGACCATCAAGTCGGGCAACGGCGTCAGCACCGACGTCGGCGTCAAGGTCGGCGCGGCAGCGTCCAAAATTGCTTCGGACCTCAACGCGTTGAGCGCCACCACCGGCGTTACTGCCCAGGCTTCGACCCAGGCCACCATCACCGGCATCACCGATGGTGCAGTCCAGTTCGAACTGCGCGGCGCCAACTCGGTGGCCAACGACGCCACCTCGAAAGCGGTGACGATTTCGGCCAAAGTGGTCGGCGGCGACCTGTCGGCCTTGGCCCAGGCGATCAATGCGCAAAGCGGCACCACCGCCGTGACCGCAGCGGTCAAAAAAGATGGCGCCACCGGCGCCACCTCGCTGGTGCTGAGCAACAACACCGGTGACGACATCAACATCGCCAACCAACTGGCTGACGCCGCCACCGGTCTGGGCGCCGCCTCGATCGCCGGTGCGCCAACCCCGGCCATCGGCACCACCGCAGCAGTCGACGCTGCCATCGTGGCCATTCCTGTCGGCAGCGGCACCCCGGGCACCAACAACCCGATCACCGTTGGCGGCTCGCTGACGTTCTCGTCGGACACCGGCTTCTCGATCACCTCGGACGGCACCGCCGTACTGGGTGGCACCGCCGGCACCGCGATCGGTTCGGACCTGCAATCGGTCGCCAAACTGGACGTCAGCACCGTGACCGGTTCCAACGCCGCGCTGAAGACCATCGACTCGGCCCTGAACCAGATCAACAGCAACCGCGCTGCGCTCGGTGCGATCCAGAACCGTTTCGCCTCGACCATCTCAAACCTGAACACGACCACCGAGAACTTGTCGGCCTCGCGTAGCCGCATTCAGGATACCGACTTCGCTGCAGAAACCGCAAGCCTGACCCGCGGCCAGATCCTGCAACAAGCTGGTACCGCGATCTTGGCCCAGGCCAACTCGCTGCCGAACGGCGTGCTGTCGCTGCTGCGTGGCTAA